One window of the Psychrilyobacter piezotolerans genome contains the following:
- a CDS encoding VanZ family protein — MKIFFKLLSILIMISIIYFSSQPIDISLKQSQFVRDLIGINFQSMGIDFRKLAHLGIYMFLGFSVVLSFSIVDRKTLLLVFLGIFIFACIDELHQTFIPGRGGQFSDVLIDCAGGIIGMIFGRKLQIKSHKDS, encoded by the coding sequence ATGAAGATTTTTTTTAAATTATTATCAATATTAATAATGATTAGCATAATCTACTTTTCCAGTCAGCCAATAGATATCTCTTTAAAGCAGTCTCAATTCGTTCGTGATTTAATAGGAATAAACTTTCAATCTATGGGAATAGACTTTAGAAAATTAGCTCATCTTGGTATATATATGTTCCTTGGGTTTAGTGTGGTATTATCTTTTTCTATAGTAGATAGAAAAACTCTTCTTCTGGTATTTTTAGGAATATTTATATTTGCTTGTATCGATGAACTACACCAGACCTTTATCCCGGGAAGAGGTGGACAGTTTTCAGATGTGCTTATAGATTGTGCTGGTGGGATAATTGGAATGATTTTTGGGAGAAAACTACAAATTAAATCCCACAAAGATAGTTGA
- a CDS encoding sodium-dependent transporter — MSKEESRGQWGSRSGFVLAAIGSAIGLGNIWRFPYVAASNGGGAFLIPYLVALFTAGIPILILEFAMGHKIRSSVPGVFAKLNRKYEALGWFQTFISFFIATYYVVIIGWSFSYLFFAFTGAWGTDTKAFLFGDYLQLTDSPMNLGGLNLKVAAPLILVWGINYTIIRLGVKNGLEKANKVFMPLLVVALLVIVVRGVTLPGAMAGLDYFFTPDFSKLTDPKVWLAAYGQIFYSLSICFSIIIAYASYLPRKSDIINNAFMTGLGNCSFSLISGIGVFSILGFMAHTQGVSVAEVSTAGVGLAFIVFPEAINQLPGMNGLIGGVFFSTLIFAGLSSSMSIMEAVVAAISDKFKLTRVQALNRFTLASGTLSLLVATNGGLYVLDIVDYATNQYGIVIAGILELVILGWVFNLESVRIYVNELSDFTVGKWWVWAIKGTSFILVIMLLLKIKGEITSPYGGYSLTALGVYGLGVMMIMTVGAFILTKKKGSQEFEDKIYDEPMSNELELELE, encoded by the coding sequence ATGAGTAAGGAAGAAAGTAGAGGCCAATGGGGTTCTCGTTCAGGGTTTGTTCTTGCCGCTATAGGTTCGGCAATTGGATTAGGAAATATTTGGAGATTTCCATATGTGGCTGCAAGTAATGGTGGAGGAGCGTTTTTAATCCCTTACCTAGTTGCACTATTTACAGCAGGTATCCCGATATTAATTTTAGAATTTGCCATGGGACATAAGATCCGTTCCAGTGTTCCTGGAGTTTTTGCAAAGTTAAACAGAAAATATGAAGCTCTAGGATGGTTTCAAACATTTATTTCATTCTTTATAGCTACATATTATGTGGTTATTATCGGCTGGTCATTCAGTTACCTTTTCTTCGCTTTTACAGGTGCATGGGGTACAGATACAAAGGCATTTTTATTCGGTGACTATTTACAATTAACCGATTCTCCTATGAATCTAGGTGGATTAAACCTTAAAGTCGCAGCGCCATTAATATTAGTATGGGGGATCAATTATACTATTATCAGATTAGGTGTAAAAAATGGATTGGAAAAAGCAAACAAGGTCTTTATGCCGCTTTTAGTTGTTGCATTATTAGTTATCGTTGTTAGAGGAGTTACCCTTCCTGGTGCTATGGCTGGTCTGGATTATTTCTTTACCCCTGATTTTTCTAAATTAACCGACCCGAAAGTATGGTTGGCTGCATACGGACAGATCTTTTACTCACTTAGTATTTGTTTTTCTATAATTATTGCTTATGCAAGTTACCTGCCTAGAAAATCGGATATTATTAACAATGCCTTCATGACTGGTTTAGGAAACTGTAGTTTCAGTCTGATCTCCGGTATCGGGGTATTCTCTATCTTAGGGTTTATGGCTCATACCCAGGGTGTCAGTGTAGCTGAAGTTTCCACTGCCGGTGTAGGATTAGCATTTATCGTATTCCCGGAAGCCATCAATCAGTTACCAGGAATGAATGGATTAATTGGCGGAGTATTCTTTTCTACGCTTATCTTTGCAGGGTTATCGTCATCTATGTCTATCATGGAAGCAGTAGTAGCCGCTATCTCTGATAAATTTAAATTAACCAGAGTACAAGCTTTAAATAGATTTACACTTGCTTCCGGTACCTTATCACTATTAGTTGCCACTAATGGCGGATTATATGTATTGGATATCGTAGACTATGCTACCAACCAATATGGAATAGTTATTGCAGGTATCTTAGAATTAGTTATCTTAGGCTGGGTCTTCAATCTTGAGAGCGTTAGAATTTATGTCAACGAATTATCTGATTTCACAGTTGGAAAATGGTGGGTTTGGGCAATTAAAGGAACTTCATTTATTTTAGTTATTATGTTACTACTTAAGATAAAAGGTGAGATTACCAGCCCGTATGGAGGTTATTCTTTAACTGCATTGGGAGTTTATGGTCTGGGAGTTATGATGATTATGACAGTTGGAGCGTTTATTCTGACAAAGAAAAAAGGTTCTCAAGAATTTGAAGACAAAATATATGATGAACCTATGAGCAACGAACTTGAGTTAGAATTAGAATAA
- a CDS encoding MetS family NSS transporter small subunit, whose amino-acid sequence MRTSAIIVAVCSMILLWGGFAVCLRIAMKDENKEK is encoded by the coding sequence ATGAGAACTAGTGCTATCATTGTTGCTGTCTGCAGCATGATCCTGCTTTGGGGCGGGTTCGCTGTTTGCCTGAGAATAGCAATGAAAGATGAAAATAAAGAAAAGTAA
- a CDS encoding MetS family NSS transporter small subunit codes for MSTGAIIVAVCSMTLLWGGFAVCLRIAMKDENK; via the coding sequence ATGAGTACTGGAGCTATTATCGTTGCTGTTTGCAGCATGACCCTTCTTTGGGGCGGATTTGCTGTCTGCCTAAGAATAGCAATGAAAGATGAAAATAAATAA
- a CDS encoding sodium-dependent transporter → MSKEENRGEWGSRTGFILAAIGSAIGLGNIWRFPYVAASNGGGAFLIPYLIALFTAGIPLLVLEFAMGHKIRSSAPGVFAKLNRKFEVIGWFQTLISFFIATYYVIIIAWSFSYLFFSFTGAWGTDPKAFLFGEYLKLGDAPSTLGNLGASLGGLNLKVAAPLLLVWGINYTVLRLGVKNGLEKANEVFMPLLIVALLVIVIRGVTLPGAMAGLDYFFTPDFSKLTDPKVWLAAYGQIFFSLSICFAIMFAYASYLPKKSDIVNNAFMTGLGNCSFSLISGIGVFSILGFMAHTQGVSVAEVSTAGVGLAFIVFPEAINQLPGMNGLIGGIFFSTLIFAGLSSSMSIMEAVVAAISDKFNLTRVQALNRFTLTSGLLSLLFATNGGLYVLDIVDYATNQYGIVIAGILELIILGWFFHLESVKTYVNEISDFRVGKWWIWAIKGTSFILIIILILKIKGEIISPYEGYSWIALGVYGLGVMTAIIVGSFIMTKKKGSKEFENNIYHDPLGNHLEHED, encoded by the coding sequence ATGAGTAAGGAAGAAAACAGAGGTGAATGGGGATCCCGTACAGGATTTATCCTGGCAGCCATAGGTTCTGCCATAGGATTAGGTAATATCTGGAGATTTCCATATGTAGCTGCAAGTAATGGTGGAGGAGCGTTTTTAATCCCTTATCTAATTGCACTTTTTACAGCAGGTATTCCATTACTGGTCTTAGAATTTGCCATGGGACACAAGATCCGTTCCAGTGCTCCTGGAGTATTTGCAAAATTGAATAGAAAATTTGAAGTTATCGGATGGTTTCAAACACTTATTTCATTTTTTATAGCCACATACTATGTTATTATTATCGCCTGGTCATTTAGTTACCTCTTCTTCTCCTTTACAGGAGCATGGGGTACAGATCCAAAGGCATTTTTATTCGGAGAGTATTTGAAATTAGGAGATGCCCCTAGTACTCTTGGTAACTTAGGTGCAAGTTTAGGGGGACTGAATCTTAAAGTTGCAGCTCCACTACTGTTAGTATGGGGAATCAACTATACTGTTCTTAGATTAGGTGTAAAAAATGGATTGGAAAAAGCAAATGAGGTCTTTATGCCTCTTTTAATCGTCGCATTATTAGTCATTGTAATCAGAGGAGTTACCCTTCCTGGTGCTATGGCTGGTCTGGATTATTTCTTCACTCCTGATTTTTCTAAATTAACCGATCCGAAAGTATGGTTGGCTGCATACGGACAGATCTTTTTCTCCCTTAGTATTTGTTTTGCTATCATGTTTGCCTATGCAAGTTACCTCCCTAAGAAATCAGATATTGTCAACAATGCTTTTATGACCGGGTTAGGGAACTGCAGTTTCAGTCTGATCTCCGGTATCGGGGTATTCTCTATCTTAGGATTTATGGCTCACACCCAGGGTGTCAGTGTAGCCGAAGTTTCCACTGCCGGTGTAGGGTTAGCATTTATCGTATTCCCGGAAGCTATCAACCAATTACCGGGGATGAATGGATTAATTGGGGGAATTTTCTTTTCTACACTTATTTTTGCCGGATTATCGTCATCTATGTCTATTATGGAAGCGGTTGTAGCAGCCATCTCGGATAAATTTAATCTGACCAGGGTTCAGGCTTTAAACAGGTTCACACTCACTTCCGGGCTTTTATCATTATTGTTTGCAACTAACGGTGGTTTATATGTGTTGGATATAGTAGACTACGCTACCAATCAATATGGAATAGTTATTGCCGGTATATTAGAGTTAATCATCTTAGGCTGGTTCTTCCACCTTGAGAGTGTTAAAACTTACGTCAACGAAATATCCGATTTCAGAGTTGGAAAATGGTGGATTTGGGCAATCAAAGGGACTTCATTTATTCTAATTATTATCTTGATACTTAAGATTAAAGGTGAAATCATCAGCCCATATGAAGGTTATTCTTGGATTGCACTGGGAGTTTACGGTTTAGGTGTTATGACCGCCATTATAGTCGGGTCATTTATCATGACAAAGAAAAAAGGTTCTAAGGAATTCGAAAATAATATATATCACGATCCTCTCGGTAACCACCTTGAACATGAAGATTAA
- a CDS encoding MetS family NSS transporter small subunit: MSTSAIIVAVCSMILLWGGFAVCLKIAMKDENK, translated from the coding sequence ATGAGTACTAGTGCTATCATTGTTGCTGTTTGCAGCATGATCCTGCTTTGGGGTGGGTTCGCTGTCTGCCTGAAAATAGCAATGAAAGATGAAAATAAATAA